One window of the Ananas comosus cultivar F153 linkage group 21, ASM154086v1, whole genome shotgun sequence genome contains the following:
- the LOC109726634 gene encoding sn1-specific diacylglycerol lipase beta isoform X3, translating into MADFAAERETLASKLRMVRWISLLVGVLNLGIVLLGGVLLDSVVSGCSAAAKLPVAAAALVAGVRVAAMVGAARAQHATAETIAGYLVDGSVAVDGALRRERRVRYKRWLWWTRFGQDTAGQVWKQTILASFLVLVWVVVIMQCFTGSDILKWRSFYATHDTAWKAHYREVFDHAIREALCCLGRAKYLTVLEEDEVYSVARLLGDLVAYRASGTGHLELLAGLALLQSHRHSPSMLSELVEAPKELIQEAALYHPFAEAAYTGPLLDFGRNPILFPCAWLYRQGVLTPWTRNRRPVLEGDNWWRGHAAAFLKYVNLPPEALLRGRVCQMKREAAYFVVVLHDQRTVVIAVRGTETPEDLITDGLCRECELTLEDLDGLLSEHLPESTRQRIISSFPHYGHAGIVESARELFMQIDGQQGDKENSASGYLSSLLGVGCECHGYKVHIVGHSLGGAVATLLGLRLYGRYPNLHVYAYGTLPCLDFVLAEACSDFITTIVYNDEYSARLSVSSILRLRSAAITALSDDSSADSAMIRKLARRILHVNKYHENGDSHCILLPASITSNLVGDEKNHIHNRRQFEHTIRERGGPYQELNNEESLLHRNNNYQDQNFDQYDKTVQFGDPYCRFEGYQTTYRDIPVEPPEMFLPGLIIHIVRQPRSVLPLWKFWSIHDKDGSHRAFLAKRESFRDIVVTPYMFIDHLPWRCHYAMQRVLEAQKSQNSADLSIEQHLV; encoded by the exons atggCCGATTTCGCCGCGGAGAGGGAAACCCTAGCCTCCAAGCTCCGCATGGTGCGGTGGATATCCCTCCTCGTCGGGGTCCTAAACCTCGGGATCGTCCTTTTGGGAGGGGTCCTGTTGGACTCCGTCGTCTCCGGCTGCTCCGCCGCGGCGAAGCTCCccgtcgcggcggcggcgctcgtcGCCGGCGTGAGGGTCGCCGCCATGGTCGGCGCCGCGAGGGCGCAGCACGCCACGGCGGAGACCATCGCTGGGTATCTGGTGGACGGTTCCGTCGCCGTCGACGGCGCTCTTCGCCGCGAGAGACGG GTGAGATACAAGCGGTGGCTATGGTGGACGAGATTTG GTCAGGATACAGCTGGTCAAGTATGGAAGCAAACTATACTAGCTTCTTTTCTTGTACTGGTGTGGGTGGTAGTTATTATGCAATGTTTCACAGGTTCAGACATATTAAAGTGGAGGTCCTTTTATGCGACTCATGATACTGCATGGAAAGCTCATTACAGAGAGGTATTTGACCATGCGATTCGAGAGGCTTTGTGCTGTCTAGGACGTGCGAAGTATTt GACTGTCTTAGAAGAAGACGAAGTTTACTCTGTGGCAAGACTCTTAGGTGACTTGGTGGCATATCGAGCATCAGGAACAGGACATTTGGAACTCCTTGCAG GACTTGCTCTATTACAAAGTCATAGACACTCACCTAGCATGCTAAGTGAACTCGTGGAGGCACCAAAGGAACTTATTCAAGAAGCTGCACTATACCATCCATTTGCTGAAGCTGCTTACACG GGGCCGCTACTTGATTTTGGACGGAACCCCATTTTATTTCCTTGTGCATGGCTCTACAGACAAGGGGTTTTAACTCCATGGACTCGTAACAG GCGTCCTGTACTTGAAGGTGATAATTGGTGGCGAGGACATGCTGCGGCCTTTCTCAAGTATGTTAATCTACCACCTGAAGCTCTTCTACGAGGCCGTGTCTGTCAA ATGAAGCGTGAGGCTGCTTACTTCGTTGTGGTTCTCCATGATCAAAGAACTGTTGTTATTGCTGTACGTGGAACTGAGACTCCTGAAGATCTTATAACTGATGGATTGTGTAGGGAATGTGAACTTACTTTGGAAGATTTGGATGGGCTGCt GAGTGAACACTTACCCGAAAGTACGAGGCAAAGAATTATTTCCTCTTTCCCACATTATGGACATGCCGGGATTGTCGAGTCTGCTCGAGAGCTTTTCATGCAAATTGATGGACAACAAGGCGATAAAG AAAACTCAGCATCTGGGTATCTGTCTTCTTTGTTGGGAGTGGGCTGTGAATGTCATGGATACAAAGTTCATATTGTAGGTCATTCTTTAGGAGGTGCTGTTGCTACACTCCTGGGACTGAGG CTTTATGGACGCTACCCAAACTTACATGTGTATGCTTATGGAACCCTTCCTTGTTTGGATTTTGTATTAGCTGAAGCCTGTTCAGACTTCATTACTAC CATTGTATACAATGATGAATATTCTGCGCGCCTTTCGGTCAGTTCAATCCTCAGGCTTCGATCTGCTGCGATTACTGCTCTTTCGGATGATTCTTCAGCTGATTCAGCAATGATACGAAAGCTTGCCCGGAGGATTCTTCATGTAAATAAATACCATGAAAATGGTGATTCCCATTGCATTTTGCTACCAGCTTCCATAACAAGCAATCTGGTAGGGGATGAAAAAAATCATATACATAATAGGAGGCAGTTTGAACACACAATTAGAG AGAGGGGCGGCCCTTATCAAGAGCTCAATAATGAGGAGAGTTTGCTTCATAGAAACAACAACTATCAAGACCAAAACTTTGACCAGTATGATAAAACAGTTCAATTTGGGGATCCGTATTGTCGTTTTGAAGGATATCAAACAACTTACAGAGATATACCTGTAGAGCCCCCCGAGATGTTTCTTCCGGGATTGATCATTCACATAGTACGACAACCTAGAAGTGTCTTGCCTCTGTGGAAATTCTGGAGCATTCATGACAAAGATGGTTCGCATAGAGCCTTTTTGgcgaaaagagaaagcttcagggATATTGTCGTAACACCATACATGTTTATTGATCATCTACCCTGGAG GTGCCACTATGCGATGCAAAGAGTTTTAGAAGCCCAAAAGTCTCAAAATAGTGCTGATTTATCCATTGAACAACATTTGGTATGA
- the LOC109726634 gene encoding sn1-specific diacylglycerol lipase beta isoform X5 gives MAGTARAQEMTAITIAAAAAADSGDAEEERPTQEFARRETRVRYKRWLWWTRFGMVVTVLQFVAAVYLMFIINDFAFNGNSKACFGGQDTAGQVWKQTILASFLVLVWVVVIMQCFTGSDILKWRSFYATHDTAWKAHYREVFDHAIREALCCLGRAKYLTVLEEDEVYSVARLLGDLVAYRASGTGHLELLAGLALLQSHRHSPSMLSELVEAPKELIQEAALYHPFAEAAYTGPLLDFGRNPILFPCAWLYRQGVLTPWTRNRRPVLEGDNWWRGHAAAFLKYVNLPPEALLRGRVCQMKREAAYFVVVLHDQRTVVIAVRGTETPEDLITDGLCRECELTLEDLDGLLSEHLPESTRQRIISSFPHYGHAGIVESARELFMQIDGQQGDKENSASGYLSSLLGVGCECHGYKVHIVGHSLGGAVATLLGLRLYGRYPNLHVYAYGTLPCLDFVLAEACSDFITTIVYNDEYSARLSVSSILRLRSAAITALSDDSSADSAMIRKLARRILHVNKYHENGDSHCILLPASITSNLVGDEKNHIHNRRQFEHTIRERGGPYQELNNEESLLHRNNNYQDQNFDQYDKTVQFGDPYCRFEGYQTTYRDIPVEPPEMFLPGLIIHIVRQPRSVLPLWKFWSIHDKDGSHRAFLAKRESFRDIVVTPYMFIDHLPWRCHYAMQRVLEAQKSQNSADLSIEQHLV, from the exons ATGGCGGGGACGGCGAGGGCGCAGGAGATGACGGCGATCAccattgccgccgccgccgccgccgactccggcgatgcggaggaggagaggccCACTCAAGAGTTCGCGAGGAGAGAGACGAGG GTGAGATACAAGCGGTGGCTATGGTGGACGAGATTTGGTATGGTGGTCACTGTATTGCAATTTGTTGCAGCAGTTTATCTCATGTTCATTATAAATGATTTTGCTTTCAATGGGAACTCGAAAGCATGCTTTGGAG GTCAGGATACAGCTGGTCAAGTATGGAAGCAAACTATACTAGCTTCTTTTCTTGTACTGGTGTGGGTGGTAGTTATTATGCAATGTTTCACAGGTTCAGACATATTAAAGTGGAGGTCCTTTTATGCGACTCATGATACTGCATGGAAAGCTCATTACAGAGAGGTATTTGACCATGCGATTCGAGAGGCTTTGTGCTGTCTAGGACGTGCGAAGTATTt GACTGTCTTAGAAGAAGACGAAGTTTACTCTGTGGCAAGACTCTTAGGTGACTTGGTGGCATATCGAGCATCAGGAACAGGACATTTGGAACTCCTTGCAG GACTTGCTCTATTACAAAGTCATAGACACTCACCTAGCATGCTAAGTGAACTCGTGGAGGCACCAAAGGAACTTATTCAAGAAGCTGCACTATACCATCCATTTGCTGAAGCTGCTTACACG GGGCCGCTACTTGATTTTGGACGGAACCCCATTTTATTTCCTTGTGCATGGCTCTACAGACAAGGGGTTTTAACTCCATGGACTCGTAACAG GCGTCCTGTACTTGAAGGTGATAATTGGTGGCGAGGACATGCTGCGGCCTTTCTCAAGTATGTTAATCTACCACCTGAAGCTCTTCTACGAGGCCGTGTCTGTCAA ATGAAGCGTGAGGCTGCTTACTTCGTTGTGGTTCTCCATGATCAAAGAACTGTTGTTATTGCTGTACGTGGAACTGAGACTCCTGAAGATCTTATAACTGATGGATTGTGTAGGGAATGTGAACTTACTTTGGAAGATTTGGATGGGCTGCt GAGTGAACACTTACCCGAAAGTACGAGGCAAAGAATTATTTCCTCTTTCCCACATTATGGACATGCCGGGATTGTCGAGTCTGCTCGAGAGCTTTTCATGCAAATTGATGGACAACAAGGCGATAAAG AAAACTCAGCATCTGGGTATCTGTCTTCTTTGTTGGGAGTGGGCTGTGAATGTCATGGATACAAAGTTCATATTGTAGGTCATTCTTTAGGAGGTGCTGTTGCTACACTCCTGGGACTGAGG CTTTATGGACGCTACCCAAACTTACATGTGTATGCTTATGGAACCCTTCCTTGTTTGGATTTTGTATTAGCTGAAGCCTGTTCAGACTTCATTACTAC CATTGTATACAATGATGAATATTCTGCGCGCCTTTCGGTCAGTTCAATCCTCAGGCTTCGATCTGCTGCGATTACTGCTCTTTCGGATGATTCTTCAGCTGATTCAGCAATGATACGAAAGCTTGCCCGGAGGATTCTTCATGTAAATAAATACCATGAAAATGGTGATTCCCATTGCATTTTGCTACCAGCTTCCATAACAAGCAATCTGGTAGGGGATGAAAAAAATCATATACATAATAGGAGGCAGTTTGAACACACAATTAGAG AGAGGGGCGGCCCTTATCAAGAGCTCAATAATGAGGAGAGTTTGCTTCATAGAAACAACAACTATCAAGACCAAAACTTTGACCAGTATGATAAAACAGTTCAATTTGGGGATCCGTATTGTCGTTTTGAAGGATATCAAACAACTTACAGAGATATACCTGTAGAGCCCCCCGAGATGTTTCTTCCGGGATTGATCATTCACATAGTACGACAACCTAGAAGTGTCTTGCCTCTGTGGAAATTCTGGAGCATTCATGACAAAGATGGTTCGCATAGAGCCTTTTTGgcgaaaagagaaagcttcagggATATTGTCGTAACACCATACATGTTTATTGATCATCTACCCTGGAG GTGCCACTATGCGATGCAAAGAGTTTTAGAAGCCCAAAAGTCTCAAAATAGTGCTGATTTATCCATTGAACAACATTTGGTATGA
- the LOC109726634 gene encoding sn1-specific diacylglycerol lipase beta isoform X1, with translation MADFAAERETLASKLRMVRWISLLVGVLNLGIVLLGGVLLDSVVSGCSAAAKLPVAAAALVAGVRVAAMVGAARAQHATAETIAGYLVDGSVAVDGALRRERRVRYKRWLWWTRFGMVVTVLQFVAAVYLMFIINDFAFNGNSKACFGGQDTAGQVWKQTILASFLVLVWVVVIMQCFTGSDILKWRSFYATHDTAWKAHYREVFDHAIREALCCLGRAKYLTVLEEDEVYSVARLLGDLVAYRASGTGHLELLAGLALLQSHRHSPSMLSELVEAPKELIQEAALYHPFAEAAYTGPLLDFGRNPILFPCAWLYRQGVLTPWTRNRRPVLEGDNWWRGHAAAFLKYVNLPPEALLRGRVCQMKREAAYFVVVLHDQRTVVIAVRGTETPEDLITDGLCRECELTLEDLDGLLSEHLPESTRQRIISSFPHYGHAGIVESARELFMQIDGQQGDKENSASGYLSSLLGVGCECHGYKVHIVGHSLGGAVATLLGLRLYGRYPNLHVYAYGTLPCLDFVLAEACSDFITTIVYNDEYSARLSVSSILRLRSAAITALSDDSSADSAMIRKLARRILHVNKYHENGDSHCILLPASITSNLVGDEKNHIHNRRQFEHTIRERGGPYQELNNEESLLHRNNNYQDQNFDQYDKTVQFGDPYCRFEGYQTTYRDIPVEPPEMFLPGLIIHIVRQPRSVLPLWKFWSIHDKDGSHRAFLAKRESFRDIVVTPYMFIDHLPWRCHYAMQRVLEAQKSQNSADLSIEQHLV, from the exons atggCCGATTTCGCCGCGGAGAGGGAAACCCTAGCCTCCAAGCTCCGCATGGTGCGGTGGATATCCCTCCTCGTCGGGGTCCTAAACCTCGGGATCGTCCTTTTGGGAGGGGTCCTGTTGGACTCCGTCGTCTCCGGCTGCTCCGCCGCGGCGAAGCTCCccgtcgcggcggcggcgctcgtcGCCGGCGTGAGGGTCGCCGCCATGGTCGGCGCCGCGAGGGCGCAGCACGCCACGGCGGAGACCATCGCTGGGTATCTGGTGGACGGTTCCGTCGCCGTCGACGGCGCTCTTCGCCGCGAGAGACGG GTGAGATACAAGCGGTGGCTATGGTGGACGAGATTTGGTATGGTGGTCACTGTATTGCAATTTGTTGCAGCAGTTTATCTCATGTTCATTATAAATGATTTTGCTTTCAATGGGAACTCGAAAGCATGCTTTGGAG GTCAGGATACAGCTGGTCAAGTATGGAAGCAAACTATACTAGCTTCTTTTCTTGTACTGGTGTGGGTGGTAGTTATTATGCAATGTTTCACAGGTTCAGACATATTAAAGTGGAGGTCCTTTTATGCGACTCATGATACTGCATGGAAAGCTCATTACAGAGAGGTATTTGACCATGCGATTCGAGAGGCTTTGTGCTGTCTAGGACGTGCGAAGTATTt GACTGTCTTAGAAGAAGACGAAGTTTACTCTGTGGCAAGACTCTTAGGTGACTTGGTGGCATATCGAGCATCAGGAACAGGACATTTGGAACTCCTTGCAG GACTTGCTCTATTACAAAGTCATAGACACTCACCTAGCATGCTAAGTGAACTCGTGGAGGCACCAAAGGAACTTATTCAAGAAGCTGCACTATACCATCCATTTGCTGAAGCTGCTTACACG GGGCCGCTACTTGATTTTGGACGGAACCCCATTTTATTTCCTTGTGCATGGCTCTACAGACAAGGGGTTTTAACTCCATGGACTCGTAACAG GCGTCCTGTACTTGAAGGTGATAATTGGTGGCGAGGACATGCTGCGGCCTTTCTCAAGTATGTTAATCTACCACCTGAAGCTCTTCTACGAGGCCGTGTCTGTCAA ATGAAGCGTGAGGCTGCTTACTTCGTTGTGGTTCTCCATGATCAAAGAACTGTTGTTATTGCTGTACGTGGAACTGAGACTCCTGAAGATCTTATAACTGATGGATTGTGTAGGGAATGTGAACTTACTTTGGAAGATTTGGATGGGCTGCt GAGTGAACACTTACCCGAAAGTACGAGGCAAAGAATTATTTCCTCTTTCCCACATTATGGACATGCCGGGATTGTCGAGTCTGCTCGAGAGCTTTTCATGCAAATTGATGGACAACAAGGCGATAAAG AAAACTCAGCATCTGGGTATCTGTCTTCTTTGTTGGGAGTGGGCTGTGAATGTCATGGATACAAAGTTCATATTGTAGGTCATTCTTTAGGAGGTGCTGTTGCTACACTCCTGGGACTGAGG CTTTATGGACGCTACCCAAACTTACATGTGTATGCTTATGGAACCCTTCCTTGTTTGGATTTTGTATTAGCTGAAGCCTGTTCAGACTTCATTACTAC CATTGTATACAATGATGAATATTCTGCGCGCCTTTCGGTCAGTTCAATCCTCAGGCTTCGATCTGCTGCGATTACTGCTCTTTCGGATGATTCTTCAGCTGATTCAGCAATGATACGAAAGCTTGCCCGGAGGATTCTTCATGTAAATAAATACCATGAAAATGGTGATTCCCATTGCATTTTGCTACCAGCTTCCATAACAAGCAATCTGGTAGGGGATGAAAAAAATCATATACATAATAGGAGGCAGTTTGAACACACAATTAGAG AGAGGGGCGGCCCTTATCAAGAGCTCAATAATGAGGAGAGTTTGCTTCATAGAAACAACAACTATCAAGACCAAAACTTTGACCAGTATGATAAAACAGTTCAATTTGGGGATCCGTATTGTCGTTTTGAAGGATATCAAACAACTTACAGAGATATACCTGTAGAGCCCCCCGAGATGTTTCTTCCGGGATTGATCATTCACATAGTACGACAACCTAGAAGTGTCTTGCCTCTGTGGAAATTCTGGAGCATTCATGACAAAGATGGTTCGCATAGAGCCTTTTTGgcgaaaagagaaagcttcagggATATTGTCGTAACACCATACATGTTTATTGATCATCTACCCTGGAG GTGCCACTATGCGATGCAAAGAGTTTTAGAAGCCCAAAAGTCTCAAAATAGTGCTGATTTATCCATTGAACAACATTTGGTATGA
- the LOC109726634 gene encoding sn1-specific diacylglycerol lipase beta isoform X6, whose protein sequence is MADFAAERETLASKLRMVRWISLLVGVLNLGIVLLGGVLLDSVVSGCSAAAKLPVAAAALVAGVRVAAMVGAARAQHATAETIAGYLVDGSVAVDGALRRERRVRYKRWLWWTRFGMVVTVLQFVAAVYLMFIINDFAFNGNSKACFGGQDTAGQVWKQTILASFLVLVWVVVIMQCFTGSDILKWRSFYATHDTAWKAHYREVFDHAIREALCCLGRAKYLTVLEEDEVYSVARLLGDLVAYRASGTGHLELLAGLALLQSHRHSPSMLSELVEAPKELIQEAALYHPFAEAAYTGPLLDFGRNPILFPCAWLYRQGVLTPWTRNRRPVLEGDNWWRGHAAAFLKYVNLPPEALLRGRVCQMKREAAYFVVVLHDQRTVVIAVRGTETPEDLITDGLCRECELTLEDLDGLLSEHLPESTRQRIISSFPHYGHAGIVESARELFMQIDGQQGDKENSASGYLSSLLGVGCECHGYKVHIVGHSLGGAVATLLGLRLYGRYPNLHVYAYGTLPCLDFVLAEACSDFITTIVYNDEYSARLSVSSILRLRSAAITALSDDSSADSAMIRKLARRILHRGAALIKSSIMRRVCFIETTTIKTKTLTSMIKQFNLGIRIVVLKDIKQLTEIYL, encoded by the exons atggCCGATTTCGCCGCGGAGAGGGAAACCCTAGCCTCCAAGCTCCGCATGGTGCGGTGGATATCCCTCCTCGTCGGGGTCCTAAACCTCGGGATCGTCCTTTTGGGAGGGGTCCTGTTGGACTCCGTCGTCTCCGGCTGCTCCGCCGCGGCGAAGCTCCccgtcgcggcggcggcgctcgtcGCCGGCGTGAGGGTCGCCGCCATGGTCGGCGCCGCGAGGGCGCAGCACGCCACGGCGGAGACCATCGCTGGGTATCTGGTGGACGGTTCCGTCGCCGTCGACGGCGCTCTTCGCCGCGAGAGACGG GTGAGATACAAGCGGTGGCTATGGTGGACGAGATTTGGTATGGTGGTCACTGTATTGCAATTTGTTGCAGCAGTTTATCTCATGTTCATTATAAATGATTTTGCTTTCAATGGGAACTCGAAAGCATGCTTTGGAG GTCAGGATACAGCTGGTCAAGTATGGAAGCAAACTATACTAGCTTCTTTTCTTGTACTGGTGTGGGTGGTAGTTATTATGCAATGTTTCACAGGTTCAGACATATTAAAGTGGAGGTCCTTTTATGCGACTCATGATACTGCATGGAAAGCTCATTACAGAGAGGTATTTGACCATGCGATTCGAGAGGCTTTGTGCTGTCTAGGACGTGCGAAGTATTt GACTGTCTTAGAAGAAGACGAAGTTTACTCTGTGGCAAGACTCTTAGGTGACTTGGTGGCATATCGAGCATCAGGAACAGGACATTTGGAACTCCTTGCAG GACTTGCTCTATTACAAAGTCATAGACACTCACCTAGCATGCTAAGTGAACTCGTGGAGGCACCAAAGGAACTTATTCAAGAAGCTGCACTATACCATCCATTTGCTGAAGCTGCTTACACG GGGCCGCTACTTGATTTTGGACGGAACCCCATTTTATTTCCTTGTGCATGGCTCTACAGACAAGGGGTTTTAACTCCATGGACTCGTAACAG GCGTCCTGTACTTGAAGGTGATAATTGGTGGCGAGGACATGCTGCGGCCTTTCTCAAGTATGTTAATCTACCACCTGAAGCTCTTCTACGAGGCCGTGTCTGTCAA ATGAAGCGTGAGGCTGCTTACTTCGTTGTGGTTCTCCATGATCAAAGAACTGTTGTTATTGCTGTACGTGGAACTGAGACTCCTGAAGATCTTATAACTGATGGATTGTGTAGGGAATGTGAACTTACTTTGGAAGATTTGGATGGGCTGCt GAGTGAACACTTACCCGAAAGTACGAGGCAAAGAATTATTTCCTCTTTCCCACATTATGGACATGCCGGGATTGTCGAGTCTGCTCGAGAGCTTTTCATGCAAATTGATGGACAACAAGGCGATAAAG AAAACTCAGCATCTGGGTATCTGTCTTCTTTGTTGGGAGTGGGCTGTGAATGTCATGGATACAAAGTTCATATTGTAGGTCATTCTTTAGGAGGTGCTGTTGCTACACTCCTGGGACTGAGG CTTTATGGACGCTACCCAAACTTACATGTGTATGCTTATGGAACCCTTCCTTGTTTGGATTTTGTATTAGCTGAAGCCTGTTCAGACTTCATTACTAC CATTGTATACAATGATGAATATTCTGCGCGCCTTTCGGTCAGTTCAATCCTCAGGCTTCGATCTGCTGCGATTACTGCTCTTTCGGATGATTCTTCAGCTGATTCAGCAATGATACGAAAGCTTGCCCGGAGGATTCTTCAT AGAGGGGCGGCCCTTATCAAGAGCTCAATAATGAGGAGAGTTTGCTTCATAGAAACAACAACTATCAAGACCAAAACTTTGACCAGTATGATAAAACAGTTCAATTTGGGGATCCGTATTGTCGTTTTGAAGGATATCAAACAACTTACAGAGATATACCTGTAG
- the LOC109726634 gene encoding sn1-specific diacylglycerol lipase beta isoform X2 — MADFAAERETLASKLRMVRWISLLVGVLNLGIVLLGGVLLDSVVSGCSAAAKLPVAAAALVAGVRVAAMVGAARAQHATAETIAGYLVDGSVAVDGALRRERRVRYKRWLWWTRFGMVVTVLQFVAAVYLMFIINDFAFNGNSKACFGGQDTAGQVWKQTILASFLVLVWVVVIMQCFTGSDILKWRSFYATHDTAWKAHYREVFDHAIREALCCLGRAKYLTVLEEDEVYSVARLLGDLVAYRASGTGHLELLAGLALLQSHRHSPSMLSELVEAPKELIQEAALYHPFAEAAYTGPLLDFGRNPILFPCAWLYRQGVLTPWTRNRRPVLEGDNWWRGHAAAFLKYVNLPPEALLRGRVCQMKREAAYFVVVLHDQRTVVIAVRGTETPEDLITDGLCRECELTLEDLDGLLSEHLPESTRQRIISSFPHYGHAGIVESARELFMQIDGQQENSASGYLSSLLGVGCECHGYKVHIVGHSLGGAVATLLGLRLYGRYPNLHVYAYGTLPCLDFVLAEACSDFITTIVYNDEYSARLSVSSILRLRSAAITALSDDSSADSAMIRKLARRILHVNKYHENGDSHCILLPASITSNLVGDEKNHIHNRRQFEHTIRERGGPYQELNNEESLLHRNNNYQDQNFDQYDKTVQFGDPYCRFEGYQTTYRDIPVEPPEMFLPGLIIHIVRQPRSVLPLWKFWSIHDKDGSHRAFLAKRESFRDIVVTPYMFIDHLPWRCHYAMQRVLEAQKSQNSADLSIEQHLV; from the exons atggCCGATTTCGCCGCGGAGAGGGAAACCCTAGCCTCCAAGCTCCGCATGGTGCGGTGGATATCCCTCCTCGTCGGGGTCCTAAACCTCGGGATCGTCCTTTTGGGAGGGGTCCTGTTGGACTCCGTCGTCTCCGGCTGCTCCGCCGCGGCGAAGCTCCccgtcgcggcggcggcgctcgtcGCCGGCGTGAGGGTCGCCGCCATGGTCGGCGCCGCGAGGGCGCAGCACGCCACGGCGGAGACCATCGCTGGGTATCTGGTGGACGGTTCCGTCGCCGTCGACGGCGCTCTTCGCCGCGAGAGACGG GTGAGATACAAGCGGTGGCTATGGTGGACGAGATTTGGTATGGTGGTCACTGTATTGCAATTTGTTGCAGCAGTTTATCTCATGTTCATTATAAATGATTTTGCTTTCAATGGGAACTCGAAAGCATGCTTTGGAG GTCAGGATACAGCTGGTCAAGTATGGAAGCAAACTATACTAGCTTCTTTTCTTGTACTGGTGTGGGTGGTAGTTATTATGCAATGTTTCACAGGTTCAGACATATTAAAGTGGAGGTCCTTTTATGCGACTCATGATACTGCATGGAAAGCTCATTACAGAGAGGTATTTGACCATGCGATTCGAGAGGCTTTGTGCTGTCTAGGACGTGCGAAGTATTt GACTGTCTTAGAAGAAGACGAAGTTTACTCTGTGGCAAGACTCTTAGGTGACTTGGTGGCATATCGAGCATCAGGAACAGGACATTTGGAACTCCTTGCAG GACTTGCTCTATTACAAAGTCATAGACACTCACCTAGCATGCTAAGTGAACTCGTGGAGGCACCAAAGGAACTTATTCAAGAAGCTGCACTATACCATCCATTTGCTGAAGCTGCTTACACG GGGCCGCTACTTGATTTTGGACGGAACCCCATTTTATTTCCTTGTGCATGGCTCTACAGACAAGGGGTTTTAACTCCATGGACTCGTAACAG GCGTCCTGTACTTGAAGGTGATAATTGGTGGCGAGGACATGCTGCGGCCTTTCTCAAGTATGTTAATCTACCACCTGAAGCTCTTCTACGAGGCCGTGTCTGTCAA ATGAAGCGTGAGGCTGCTTACTTCGTTGTGGTTCTCCATGATCAAAGAACTGTTGTTATTGCTGTACGTGGAACTGAGACTCCTGAAGATCTTATAACTGATGGATTGTGTAGGGAATGTGAACTTACTTTGGAAGATTTGGATGGGCTGCt GAGTGAACACTTACCCGAAAGTACGAGGCAAAGAATTATTTCCTCTTTCCCACATTATGGACATGCCGGGATTGTCGAGTCTGCTCGAGAGCTTTTCATGCAAATTGATGGACAACAAG AAAACTCAGCATCTGGGTATCTGTCTTCTTTGTTGGGAGTGGGCTGTGAATGTCATGGATACAAAGTTCATATTGTAGGTCATTCTTTAGGAGGTGCTGTTGCTACACTCCTGGGACTGAGG CTTTATGGACGCTACCCAAACTTACATGTGTATGCTTATGGAACCCTTCCTTGTTTGGATTTTGTATTAGCTGAAGCCTGTTCAGACTTCATTACTAC CATTGTATACAATGATGAATATTCTGCGCGCCTTTCGGTCAGTTCAATCCTCAGGCTTCGATCTGCTGCGATTACTGCTCTTTCGGATGATTCTTCAGCTGATTCAGCAATGATACGAAAGCTTGCCCGGAGGATTCTTCATGTAAATAAATACCATGAAAATGGTGATTCCCATTGCATTTTGCTACCAGCTTCCATAACAAGCAATCTGGTAGGGGATGAAAAAAATCATATACATAATAGGAGGCAGTTTGAACACACAATTAGAG AGAGGGGCGGCCCTTATCAAGAGCTCAATAATGAGGAGAGTTTGCTTCATAGAAACAACAACTATCAAGACCAAAACTTTGACCAGTATGATAAAACAGTTCAATTTGGGGATCCGTATTGTCGTTTTGAAGGATATCAAACAACTTACAGAGATATACCTGTAGAGCCCCCCGAGATGTTTCTTCCGGGATTGATCATTCACATAGTACGACAACCTAGAAGTGTCTTGCCTCTGTGGAAATTCTGGAGCATTCATGACAAAGATGGTTCGCATAGAGCCTTTTTGgcgaaaagagaaagcttcagggATATTGTCGTAACACCATACATGTTTATTGATCATCTACCCTGGAG GTGCCACTATGCGATGCAAAGAGTTTTAGAAGCCCAAAAGTCTCAAAATAGTGCTGATTTATCCATTGAACAACATTTGGTATGA